In a single window of the Delftia tsuruhatensis genome:
- a CDS encoding GNAT family N-acetyltransferase, translating into MISIHPIEIHAWPHYRDLRLRALLDSPDAFGSTHAQEVGRTDEAWSARAAMAASSERDRLLLAFDGDTPCGLLWCKLSMDEPGRADLYQMWVAPASRGKGAGRALLQAALSWAAQAGARRARLGVTVGDTPAMRLYLALGFVPVGLPEPLREGSHCMAQTMERALGPG; encoded by the coding sequence ATGATCTCCATCCATCCCATTGAAATCCACGCCTGGCCCCACTACCGCGACCTGCGCCTGCGCGCCCTGCTCGACAGCCCGGACGCCTTCGGCAGCACGCATGCCCAGGAAGTGGGGAGAACCGACGAGGCCTGGTCCGCACGCGCGGCAATGGCCGCGTCTTCGGAGCGCGACCGGCTGCTGCTGGCCTTCGACGGAGACACGCCCTGCGGCCTGCTGTGGTGCAAGCTGTCCATGGACGAACCCGGCAGGGCCGATCTCTATCAGATGTGGGTGGCGCCCGCCTCGCGCGGGAAAGGCGCGGGACGGGCGCTGCTGCAAGCCGCGCTGTCCTGGGCGGCCCAGGCGGGCGCAAGGCGTGCGCGCCTGGGCGTGACGGTCGGGGACACCCCAGCCATGCGCCTGTACCTGGCCCTGGGCTTCGTGCCGGTGGGCCTGCCCGAGCCCTTGCGCGAGGGCAGCCACTGCATGGCGCAGACCATGGAGCGGGCGCTGGGTCCTGGTTGA
- a CDS encoding antibiotic biosynthesis monooxygenase family protein — MVVVLFELQAMPGQNQTYVDLVNKLTPMLKPMEGFISVECFQSTLNPEKVMSVTTWRDEEAVVQWRNVEAHLSAQRAGRDKIFKDYRVRVTQVLRDYGLHDRAQAPADSIMGHAGGCPVSHA, encoded by the coding sequence ATGGTAGTCGTGTTGTTCGAACTGCAGGCCATGCCCGGCCAGAACCAGACCTATGTGGACCTGGTCAACAAGCTCACCCCCATGCTCAAGCCCATGGAGGGCTTCATTTCCGTGGAATGCTTCCAGAGCACGCTCAACCCGGAAAAGGTCATGTCCGTCACCACCTGGCGCGACGAGGAGGCCGTCGTCCAATGGCGCAATGTCGAGGCCCACCTCTCCGCCCAGCGCGCCGGCCGCGACAAGATCTTCAAGGACTACCGCGTGCGTGTGACCCAGGTCCTGCGCGACTATGGCCTGCATGACCGCGCGCAGGCGCCGGCGGACAGCATCATGGGACACGCGGGCGGTTGCCCGGTCAGCCACGCCTGA
- a CDS encoding glutamine amidotransferase: MKKAIALRHIHFEDLGTLHAELADHGYEVQYVDPTVGPLDTLDLARADLLVVLGGPIGAYDEALYPFVAQELALVRRWLDGGKPLLGICLGAQLIARALGARVYPLGVKEIGFSPLTLSDAGLASPLARLDGVPVLHWHGDQFDIPEGAVHLASTPIGANQAFSVGTQVLGLQFHLEADAARLERWLVGHACELGAAGVDPRTLRADAQKYGGLLALAAHGVLAGWLANLAGRR; encoded by the coding sequence ATGAAAAAAGCCATTGCACTGCGCCACATCCACTTCGAAGACCTCGGCACCCTGCATGCCGAACTCGCCGATCACGGCTACGAGGTGCAGTATGTGGACCCCACCGTGGGACCGCTGGACACCCTGGACCTGGCCCGTGCCGACCTGCTGGTCGTGCTGGGCGGCCCCATCGGGGCCTATGACGAGGCCCTTTACCCCTTCGTCGCGCAGGAACTCGCCCTCGTGCGCCGCTGGCTCGACGGCGGCAAGCCGCTGCTGGGCATCTGCCTGGGGGCGCAATTGATCGCACGCGCCCTGGGGGCCCGGGTCTATCCGCTGGGCGTCAAGGAAATCGGCTTCTCGCCCCTGACCCTCAGCGATGCGGGCCTGGCCTCGCCCCTGGCCAGGCTCGATGGCGTGCCCGTGCTGCACTGGCATGGCGACCAGTTCGACATTCCCGAAGGCGCGGTGCATCTGGCCAGTACGCCCATAGGTGCCAACCAGGCCTTTTCCGTGGGCACCCAGGTCCTGGGTCTGCAGTTCCATCTGGAGGCCGATGCCGCCCGGCTGGAGCGCTGGCTGGTCGGCCATGCCTGCGAGCTGGGCGCGGCGGGGGTGGACCCACGCACCCTGCGCGCCGACGCCCAGAAATACGGCGGCCTGCTGGCGCTGGCCGCGCATGGCGTGCTCGCCGGCTGGCTGGCGAATCTGGCCGGCCGGCGCTGA
- a CDS encoding 2Fe-2S iron-sulfur cluster-binding protein, with the protein MSTVIQARCEAVQTQAGGVRVYTLRALDAPAPFLDSLRPGRHAALQHPDASGLVQERLYSITRQGEGGLFEIAVKSSGRGSVSDHMHAVLGEGCVLPVNHVSGEITADLLLGLDSLAMLAGGIGLTLPLALLRELERLERGGRRVPRTTLLLCFPRIGDIPFLEELRQLAASADWFELRIHITREDIAAHGPFVPGRPSQDCLRALGEPQAVVICGGHAFAQTFREHARACFPGAIQHIEAFTPPAAAAVQAGEAPQACRLEIAHSGQIIEARSGQSLLEILEGVGVAIRSQCRAGICGSCRIRVRGGSSRLEADFCLSDKEKDAGYALACCTFPTSGHISIDLKPGA; encoded by the coding sequence ATGAGCACCGTGATCCAGGCACGCTGCGAGGCGGTCCAGACACAGGCGGGCGGCGTGAGGGTCTACACCCTGCGCGCGCTGGATGCACCGGCACCGTTCCTCGACAGCCTGCGCCCGGGGCGGCACGCCGCCTTGCAACACCCCGACGCCAGCGGCCTCGTCCAGGAGCGGCTGTACTCCATTACCCGCCAGGGGGAGGGCGGGCTGTTCGAGATCGCTGTCAAGAGTTCGGGGCGCGGCAGTGTCTCCGACCACATGCACGCGGTGCTGGGCGAGGGCTGCGTGCTTCCCGTCAACCACGTGTCCGGCGAAATCACCGCCGATCTGCTGCTGGGCCTGGACTCGCTGGCCATGCTGGCCGGTGGCATCGGCCTGACCCTGCCTCTGGCGCTGTTGCGTGAACTGGAGCGCCTGGAGCGCGGAGGCCGGCGCGTGCCGCGCACCACGCTGCTGCTGTGCTTCCCCCGCATTGGCGACATCCCGTTCCTGGAGGAGCTGCGGCAACTGGCCGCCTCGGCGGACTGGTTCGAGCTGCGCATCCACATCACGCGGGAAGACATCGCCGCCCATGGCCCTTTCGTGCCCGGTCGTCCCTCCCAGGATTGCCTGCGGGCCCTGGGCGAGCCCCAGGCCGTGGTCATCTGCGGCGGCCATGCCTTTGCGCAGACCTTCCGCGAACACGCGCGGGCCTGCTTTCCTGGCGCCATCCAGCACATCGAGGCCTTCACGCCGCCGGCAGCGGCTGCCGTGCAGGCAGGTGAAGCACCGCAGGCGTGCAGGCTGGAGATCGCGCACAGCGGGCAGATCATCGAGGCCCGGTCCGGCCAAAGCCTGCTGGAAATCCTGGAAGGTGTGGGCGTGGCGATCCGAAGCCAGTGCCGTGCCGGCATCTGCGGCAGTTGCCGCATCCGCGTCAGAGGCGGAAGCTCGCGGCTGGAAGCCGACTTCTGCCTCAGCGACAAGGAAAAGGACGCGGGCTACGCGCTGGCCTGCTGCACTTTCCCCACATCCGGCCACATATCCATCGACCTCAAGCCCGGTGCGTAG
- a CDS encoding AurF N-oxygenase family protein yields MKPNVSETDDAVRDALKKLSMLWKTRAAVNQDLPDYCGLAFDPARKDFTASLLPFRDHQAWREAPQDLKDRCLSYAWGIYNLKTIYIECNVVTPACEDIIKTPPPSANRALLQDVMSQALLDEALHTRMSIMACNYIYEMRGLPPLEYSDFNLVGWRNGVLAQCGAEWERRLARFAIACASETLITDYLKTMAEDRSIQPICHEVTRTHAVDEWSHSSVFSSVATDIVQGLSNRERSYLRSIILKTVQMFANNELGAWSTVFSMVGLPGARDILHDVGDSNEIGVYTDSVQALIDRIGLAGRNLGGDVALVSSVYEGMRA; encoded by the coding sequence ATGAAACCGAATGTCTCTGAAACCGATGATGCCGTGCGCGATGCGCTGAAGAAGCTGTCCATGCTCTGGAAAACCAGGGCGGCCGTGAACCAGGACCTGCCCGACTACTGCGGGCTGGCCTTCGACCCGGCCAGAAAGGATTTCACCGCCTCGCTGCTGCCTTTCCGCGATCACCAGGCGTGGCGCGAGGCGCCGCAGGACCTGAAGGACCGGTGTCTGTCCTATGCCTGGGGCATCTACAACCTCAAGACCATCTACATCGAGTGCAACGTGGTCACTCCGGCCTGCGAGGACATCATCAAGACGCCGCCGCCCAGCGCCAACCGCGCCCTGCTGCAGGACGTGATGTCCCAGGCCCTGCTGGATGAGGCACTGCACACGCGCATGTCCATCATGGCCTGCAACTACATCTATGAAATGCGCGGCCTGCCGCCGCTGGAGTATTCCGACTTCAACCTCGTCGGCTGGCGCAACGGCGTGCTGGCCCAGTGTGGAGCCGAATGGGAGCGGCGCCTGGCGCGGTTCGCCATTGCCTGCGCCAGCGAAACCCTGATCACCGACTACCTCAAGACCATGGCCGAGGACCGCTCCATCCAGCCCATCTGCCACGAGGTCACGCGGACCCACGCCGTGGACGAGTGGAGCCACTCCAGTGTCTTCAGCTCCGTGGCCACCGACATCGTCCAGGGACTGAGCAACCGCGAGCGCTCCTACCTGCGCTCCATCATCCTCAAGACCGTGCAGATGTTCGCCAACAACGAGCTGGGCGCATGGTCCACGGTCTTCTCGATGGTCGGCCTGCCCGGGGCGCGTGACATCCTGCACGACGTGGGCGACAGCAACGAGATCGGCGTCTACACCGACTCGGTCCAGGCCCTGATCGACCGTATCGGCCTGGCCGGGCGCAACCTGGGTGGCGACGTGGCCCTGGTGTCCTCGGTCTACGAGGGGATGCGCGCATGA